A single genomic interval of Chryseobacterium paludis harbors:
- a CDS encoding DUF6702 family protein has product MKSLWLFLLPVIFLFSFARIKHPYHVGSVEINYNSKSKTFEITGRFFLDDLENGLTKKYGKPFHFNDEKYKAQLNEALKNYSAEYFKLKADSRFLKVNYIGYEEDSESVNVFLESESVNAPKKLESAVSFLYNLFDDQINIVHMIINGQRKSEKLSYPNRYVYQQF; this is encoded by the coding sequence ATGAAGAGTTTGTGGCTGTTTTTACTTCCTGTTATTTTTTTGTTTTCTTTTGCCAGGATTAAGCACCCTTATCATGTGGGTTCGGTAGAAATTAATTATAATTCAAAGTCAAAGACTTTTGAAATTACCGGACGCTTTTTTCTTGATGATCTGGAAAATGGGTTGACAAAAAAGTATGGAAAACCTTTCCATTTTAACGATGAAAAATACAAAGCTCAGCTTAATGAGGCTCTTAAGAATTATAGCGCTGAATACTTTAAATTAAAAGCTGACAGTCGTTTTTTAAAGGTCAATTATATTGGATATGAAGAAGACAGTGAATCTGTAAATGTTTTTCTGGAATCTGAATCTGTAAATGCTCCTAAAAAATTAGAATCTGCAGTTAGTTTTCTTTATAATTTGTTTGATGATCAAATCAATATCGTCCATATGATCATTAATGGTCAGCGCAAAAGTGAAAAATTAAGCTATCCAAATAGGTATGTATATCAGCAATTTTAG
- a CDS encoding HupE/UreJ family protein, whose protein sequence is MQDFLFYLKLGWEHIISLDALDHQLFVLALIAVYSYKDLKKILILVTAFTVGHSITLALSILDIVRVPSNWVEFLIPLTIVLTALGNILMKNKKQTLDRTNYYMASIFGLIHGMGFANTARVMIAKSQSIAVPLLGFNIGLEVGQIVIVLAILILLFIALNIFKVNKKDWILFVSSGVFALALKMTLERIPF, encoded by the coding sequence ATGCAAGACTTTTTATTCTATTTAAAGCTGGGTTGGGAACATATTATTTCTCTGGATGCACTGGATCATCAACTTTTCGTTTTGGCCTTAATTGCCGTCTATTCGTACAAAGATTTGAAAAAAATTCTGATTCTTGTCACTGCTTTTACGGTTGGACATTCTATAACTTTGGCGTTAAGTATTTTAGACATTGTGAGAGTTCCGTCAAATTGGGTTGAATTTTTAATCCCTTTAACGATCGTACTTACTGCATTGGGGAATATTCTAATGAAAAACAAAAAGCAGACCCTGGACAGAACCAATTACTATATGGCCTCAATTTTTGGATTGATTCATGGAATGGGATTTGCCAATACAGCAAGGGTAATGATTGCAAAAAGTCAAAGTATAGCAGTCCCGCTTTTGGGTTTTAACATTGGGCTGGAAGTTGGCCAGATCGTTATTGTTCTTGCCATATTGATCCTGCTTTTTATAGCATTAAATATCTTCAAGGTCAACAAGAAAGACTGGATACTATTTGTGTCTTCCGGCGTTTTTGCTTTGGCACTGAAAATGACTTTAGAAAGAATTCCATTTTAA